From Nycticebus coucang isolate mNycCou1 chromosome 6, mNycCou1.pri, whole genome shotgun sequence, the proteins below share one genomic window:
- the LOC128587874 gene encoding glycylpeptide N-tetradecanoyltransferase 2 isoform X1, with amino-acid sequence MAEDSESAASLQSLELDDQDTCGIDGDNEEETEHTKGSSGGDLGAKKKKKKQKRKKEKANSGDTKSDSASDSQEIKIQQPSKNPTIPIQKLQDIQRAMELLSACQGPARSIDEAGKHRYQFWDTQPVPKLNEVVTSHGAIEPDKDNVRQEPYSLPQGFMWDTLDLSNAEVLKELYTLLNENYVEDDDNMFRFDYSPEFLLWALRPPGWLPQWHCGVRVSSNKKLVGFISAIPANIRIYDSVKKMVEINFLCVHKKLRSKRVAPVLIREITRRVNLEGIFQAVYTAGVVLPKPVATCRYWHRSLNPRKLVEVKFSHLSRNMTLQRTMKLYRLPDVTKTSGLRPMEPKDIKAVRELINNYLKQFHLAPVMDEVEVAHWFLPREHIIDTFVVESSSGKLTDFLSFYTLPSTVMHHPAHKTLKAAYSFYNIHTETPLLDLMSDALILAKLKGFDVFNALDLMENKTFLEKLKFGAGDGNLQYYLYNWRCPGTDSEKISGTAIPKKNKSTT; translated from the exons ATGGCGGAGGACAGCGAGTCTGCGGCCAGCCTGCAGAGCTTGGAGCTGGACGACCAGGACACGTGCGGGATAGACGGGGACAATGAGGAGGAGACCGAGCACACCAAAGGAAGTTCCGGAGGGGATTTgggagccaaaaagaaaaagaagaaacagaagagaaaaaaggagaaagcaaaTTCCGGGGACACCAAGTCAGACTCCGCCTCTGATTCCCAGGAGATTAAAATTCAGCAGCCCTCCAAGAATCCCACCATCCCAATACAGAAGCTGCAGGATATCCAGAGAGCAATGGAGCTGTTATCTGCGTGCCAGGGCCCAGCCAGGAGCATTGATGAGGCCGGAAAACACAGATACCAGTTCTGGGACACACAACCGGTACCCAAACTAAATGAAGTCGTAACATCTCACGGTGCCATTGAACCGGACAAGGACAACGTGCGCCAAGAACCGTATTCTTTGCCCCAGGGCTTCATGTGGGACACTTTAGACTTGAGTAACGCTGAAGTGCTCAAGGAGCTGTACACGCTGCTCAATGAGAACTACGTGGAAGACGATGACAACATGTTCCGCTTCGACTACTCGCCCGAGTTCCTGCTGTGGGCTCTGCGTCCCCCAGGCTGGCTCCCCCAGTGGCACTGTGGGGTCAGAGTGTCTTCAAATAAGAAACTGGTGGGGTTCATAAGCGCCATCCCAGCAAACATTCGGATTTATGACAGTGTGAAGAAGATGGTAGAAATCAACTTTCTTTGCgttcataagaaactgagatcgAAGCGGGTAGCCCCAGTGTTAATCCGAGAGATAACCAGAAGGGTGAACCTGGAGGGGATCTTTCAGGCTGTGTATACAGCTGGCGTTGTTCTGCCCAAGCCCGTGGCCACGTGCAGATACTGGCATCGATCACTAAACCCCAGAAAGTTGGTGGAAGTGAAATTTTCTCACTTGAGTAGAAATATGACTTTGCAGAGAACAATGAAGCTATATAGACTGCCAGATGTTACAAAGACATCAGGTTTGAGACCCATGGAACCAAAAGATATCAAAGCAGTTCGAGAATTAATCAACAATTACCTGAAGCAGTTTCACCTGGCGCCAGTGATGGACGAGGTGGAAGTAGCCCACTGGTTCCTTCCCCGGGAGCATATCATCGACACATTTGTAGTGGAGAGCTCCAGTGGAAAACTGACTGACTTCCTGAGCTTCTACACGCTCCCTTCAACAGTGATGCACCACCCAGCTCACAAAACCCTCAAAGCCGCCTACTCTTTCTACAACATTCACACAGAGACGCCCCTGTTGGACCTGATGAGTGATGCACTCATCCTGGCCAAGTTGAAAGGATTTGATGTGTTCAATGCCTTGGACTTGATGGAAAATAAGACTTTCTTGGAAAAACTCAAGTTTGGTGCAGGAGATGGCAATTTACAGTATTACCTGTACAACTGGAGATGTCCGGGAACAGATTCCGAGAAG ATTTCTGGAACTGCTATTccaaagaagaataaaagcacAACTTAA
- the LOC128587874 gene encoding glycylpeptide N-tetradecanoyltransferase 2 isoform X2, producing the protein MAEDSESAASLQSLELDDQDTCGIDGDNEEETEHTKGSSGGDLGAKKKKKKQKRKKEKANSGDTKSDSASDSQEIKIQQPSKNPTIPIQKLQDIQRAMELLSACQGPARSIDEAGKHRYQFWDTQPVPKLNEVVTSHGAIEPDKDNVRQEPYSLPQGFMWDTLDLSNAEVLKELYTLLNENYVEDDDNMFRFDYSPEFLLWALRPPGWLPQWHCGVRVSSNKKLVGFISAIPANIRIYDSVKKMVEINFLCVHKKLRSKRVAPVLIREITRRVNLEGIFQAVYTAGVVLPKPVATCRYWHRSLNPRKLVEVKFSHLSRNMTLQRTMKLYRLPDVTKTSGLRPMEPKDIKAVRELINNYLKQFHLAPVMDEVEVAHWFLPREHIIDTFVVESSSGKLTDFLSFYTLPSTVMHHPAHKTLKAAYSFYNIHTETPLLDLMSDALILAKLKGFDVFNALDLMENKTFLEKLKFGAGDGNLQYYLYNWRCPGTDSEKVGLVLQ; encoded by the coding sequence ATGGCGGAGGACAGCGAGTCTGCGGCCAGCCTGCAGAGCTTGGAGCTGGACGACCAGGACACGTGCGGGATAGACGGGGACAATGAGGAGGAGACCGAGCACACCAAAGGAAGTTCCGGAGGGGATTTgggagccaaaaagaaaaagaagaaacagaagagaaaaaaggagaaagcaaaTTCCGGGGACACCAAGTCAGACTCCGCCTCTGATTCCCAGGAGATTAAAATTCAGCAGCCCTCCAAGAATCCCACCATCCCAATACAGAAGCTGCAGGATATCCAGAGAGCAATGGAGCTGTTATCTGCGTGCCAGGGCCCAGCCAGGAGCATTGATGAGGCCGGAAAACACAGATACCAGTTCTGGGACACACAACCGGTACCCAAACTAAATGAAGTCGTAACATCTCACGGTGCCATTGAACCGGACAAGGACAACGTGCGCCAAGAACCGTATTCTTTGCCCCAGGGCTTCATGTGGGACACTTTAGACTTGAGTAACGCTGAAGTGCTCAAGGAGCTGTACACGCTGCTCAATGAGAACTACGTGGAAGACGATGACAACATGTTCCGCTTCGACTACTCGCCCGAGTTCCTGCTGTGGGCTCTGCGTCCCCCAGGCTGGCTCCCCCAGTGGCACTGTGGGGTCAGAGTGTCTTCAAATAAGAAACTGGTGGGGTTCATAAGCGCCATCCCAGCAAACATTCGGATTTATGACAGTGTGAAGAAGATGGTAGAAATCAACTTTCTTTGCgttcataagaaactgagatcgAAGCGGGTAGCCCCAGTGTTAATCCGAGAGATAACCAGAAGGGTGAACCTGGAGGGGATCTTTCAGGCTGTGTATACAGCTGGCGTTGTTCTGCCCAAGCCCGTGGCCACGTGCAGATACTGGCATCGATCACTAAACCCCAGAAAGTTGGTGGAAGTGAAATTTTCTCACTTGAGTAGAAATATGACTTTGCAGAGAACAATGAAGCTATATAGACTGCCAGATGTTACAAAGACATCAGGTTTGAGACCCATGGAACCAAAAGATATCAAAGCAGTTCGAGAATTAATCAACAATTACCTGAAGCAGTTTCACCTGGCGCCAGTGATGGACGAGGTGGAAGTAGCCCACTGGTTCCTTCCCCGGGAGCATATCATCGACACATTTGTAGTGGAGAGCTCCAGTGGAAAACTGACTGACTTCCTGAGCTTCTACACGCTCCCTTCAACAGTGATGCACCACCCAGCTCACAAAACCCTCAAAGCCGCCTACTCTTTCTACAACATTCACACAGAGACGCCCCTGTTGGACCTGATGAGTGATGCACTCATCCTGGCCAAGTTGAAAGGATTTGATGTGTTCAATGCCTTGGACTTGATGGAAAATAAGACTTTCTTGGAAAAACTCAAGTTTGGTGCAGGAGATGGCAATTTACAGTATTACCTGTACAACTGGAGATGTCCGGGAACAGATTCCGAGAAGGTTGGACTTGTACTACAGTag